In Arthrobacter sp. B3I4, the following proteins share a genomic window:
- a CDS encoding IS3 family transposase has product MHTSPNLELANASLRGALATLENGQTPLVHSDQGFQYQHNSWRTLLADAGAVQSMSRKANCYDNAVMESFFGHLKEELFHRVRFLSIEALETALREYMRWYNTEEFPPDSRD; this is encoded by the coding sequence ATGCATACGTCGCCGAACCTGGAGCTGGCCAATGCCTCGCTGCGCGGTGCCTTGGCCACGCTGGAGAACGGGCAGACACCCCTCGTGCATTCCGACCAAGGGTTCCAGTATCAGCACAATTCTTGGCGCACACTCTTGGCAGACGCCGGCGCGGTCCAATCTATGTCCCGCAAAGCCAACTGCTACGACAACGCGGTCATGGAGAGCTTCTTTGGACACCTGAAGGAAGAGCTCTTCCACCGTGTCCGGTTCCTCAGCATCGAAGCGCTTGAAACTGCGCTGCGCGAGTACATGCGCTGGTACAACACCGAAGAATTTCCACCAGACTCAAGGGATTGA
- a CDS encoding RNA polymerase sigma factor, which translates to MTPSSAKKEPADQAVLSPEDKKAAANAKRAATRAANKAVKDAAAAAGEDAGSAVAKPEPKKRGPKPGAKAAAEAASKSQDADSEAEADEDLDEVAPDAADLGEDGEEGAGKAAAATTGSGFVYSDADDDDAPVQQVMSAGATADPVKDYLKQIGKVALLNAEQEVDLALRIEAGLFAEEKIAADDGSMDPKLKRELEFVIHDGKRAKNHLLEANLRLVVSLAKRYTGRGMLFLDLIQEGNLGLIRAVEKFDYTKGFKFSTYATWWIRQAITRAMADQARTIRIPVHMVEVINKLARVQRQMLQDLGREPTPEELALELDMTPEKVVEVQKYGREPISLHTPLGEDGDSEFGDLIEDSEAVVPADAVSFTLLQEQLHSVLDTLSEREAGVVAMRFGLTDGQPKTLDEIGKVYGVTRERIRQIESKTMSKLRHPSRSQVLRDYLD; encoded by the coding sequence GTGACCCCGTCTTCCGCGAAGAAGGAACCCGCCGACCAGGCCGTACTGTCCCCCGAGGACAAGAAGGCTGCGGCCAACGCCAAGCGTGCCGCCACGCGTGCGGCCAACAAGGCTGTAAAAGATGCCGCTGCTGCCGCCGGCGAGGATGCCGGTTCGGCGGTTGCCAAGCCCGAGCCCAAGAAGCGCGGGCCCAAGCCCGGCGCCAAAGCCGCGGCCGAAGCCGCCAGCAAGTCCCAGGACGCCGACTCCGAGGCCGAAGCTGATGAAGACCTCGACGAGGTGGCGCCCGACGCCGCCGACCTCGGCGAGGATGGCGAAGAAGGAGCCGGCAAGGCTGCTGCCGCCACCACCGGCTCCGGTTTTGTCTACTCGGACGCCGACGACGACGACGCCCCTGTCCAGCAGGTCATGTCCGCCGGCGCCACTGCCGACCCGGTCAAGGATTACCTGAAGCAGATCGGCAAGGTCGCCCTGCTGAATGCCGAGCAGGAAGTTGACCTCGCCCTGCGGATCGAGGCCGGACTGTTCGCCGAGGAGAAGATCGCGGCGGATGACGGCTCCATGGACCCCAAGCTCAAGCGCGAGCTTGAGTTCGTCATCCACGACGGCAAGCGTGCCAAGAACCACCTGCTGGAGGCCAACCTCCGCCTCGTGGTGTCACTGGCCAAGCGCTACACCGGCCGCGGCATGCTCTTCCTGGACCTCATCCAGGAAGGCAACCTGGGCCTGATCCGTGCGGTCGAGAAGTTCGACTACACCAAGGGCTTCAAGTTCTCCACCTACGCCACCTGGTGGATCCGGCAGGCCATCACCCGTGCCATGGCCGACCAGGCCCGCACCATCCGCATCCCGGTGCACATGGTCGAAGTCATCAACAAACTGGCCCGCGTCCAGCGCCAGATGCTCCAGGACCTTGGCCGCGAACCCACGCCGGAGGAGCTGGCTCTTGAGCTGGACATGACTCCGGAAAAGGTCGTCGAGGTCCAGAAGTACGGCCGCGAACCGATCTCGCTGCACACGCCGCTGGGCGAGGACGGCGACTCCGAGTTCGGCGACCTGATCGAGGACTCCGAGGCAGTCGTTCCGGCTGACGCGGTGAGCTTCACGCTGCTGCAAGAACAGCTGCACTCAGTACTGGACACGCTCTCCGAGCGCGAGGCCGGCGTCGTCGCCATGCGCTTCGGCCTCACCGACGGGCAGCCGAAGACTTTAGACGAAATCGGAAAGGTCTACGGCGTTACGCGTGAGCGGATCCGGCAGATCGAATCGAAGACCATGTCCAAGCTGCGCCACCCGTCCCGTTCCCAGGTGCTGCGCGACTACCTGGACTAA
- a CDS encoding DUF4192 family protein, producing MTTPDHLRITGPEDILGFIPHSLGYWPANSLVAMTVQGNRLGATLRVDLPAPSRCRGQALAAFARTVRGYLKADDAADGSLLAIFGKPPRGGGRGHGPEGGPASAHPAVRVPDPPAVDRLLAKLELTLDEAGLPVRDAWIVGERYWRNAHCVDPSCCPLPGRPVEEITNSRLNAELVYRGSSVGAAPGTPAPRGLKDQCRPAALEAEARWAREFAGRWRVRAQFDDVLDVWERVLHAAAPGSDAPRAGAGATEPDPPGPDAPGFPSPGAGALADGLSGYLRATLCVAAWRDGVLVMAAAGRRAALAGAEEFGMFDGGGHAAPLPELDGLPLVPAPAPVPAAPTVPVPAERSGRLAAADSEADARTAANTAADSAVDTGTADGAAADTAAAPGYGDVLLGLEPPAPDWALLAGLDRILLRLNDCGGGEARAAGLTARGWIEWCRGRGSYADALFTAAAEEQPGYRLAELLGELVRRGTLCGWAGRRDSAWQKFDPDAA from the coding sequence ATGACAACTCCCGATCATCTGAGAATCACCGGTCCTGAAGACATCCTTGGATTCATTCCGCATTCGCTCGGCTACTGGCCCGCCAACAGCCTGGTGGCCATGACGGTGCAGGGCAACCGGCTGGGCGCCACGCTGCGCGTTGACCTTCCCGCCCCGTCCCGCTGCCGGGGCCAGGCACTGGCCGCCTTCGCGCGGACCGTCCGCGGCTACCTCAAAGCAGACGACGCCGCGGACGGCAGCCTGCTCGCCATCTTCGGCAAGCCGCCCCGGGGCGGTGGCCGCGGACACGGGCCGGAGGGCGGTCCGGCATCCGCTCACCCAGCCGTTCGCGTGCCGGACCCGCCCGCGGTGGACAGACTGCTGGCCAAACTCGAGCTCACCCTCGACGAAGCCGGGCTGCCGGTGCGGGACGCATGGATAGTTGGTGAACGGTACTGGCGCAACGCCCACTGCGTGGACCCCTCCTGCTGCCCGCTGCCCGGCCGTCCGGTCGAAGAAATCACCAACAGCCGGCTTAACGCCGAGCTCGTCTACCGCGGCAGCAGCGTCGGTGCGGCCCCCGGAACTCCTGCACCCCGCGGGCTAAAGGATCAGTGCCGGCCCGCGGCCCTCGAGGCTGAAGCACGGTGGGCGCGGGAGTTCGCCGGCCGGTGGCGCGTCCGGGCACAATTCGACGACGTGCTGGACGTGTGGGAGCGTGTGCTCCACGCCGCTGCGCCGGGTTCTGATGCGCCACGCGCAGGTGCCGGTGCCACGGAGCCTGACCCACCGGGGCCGGATGCACCGGGCTTTCCTTCGCCGGGTGCCGGTGCGCTGGCTGACGGTCTAAGCGGATACCTGCGGGCCACGCTGTGCGTGGCCGCCTGGCGCGACGGGGTCCTCGTGATGGCCGCCGCGGGACGCCGGGCCGCACTTGCAGGCGCCGAGGAGTTCGGGATGTTCGACGGCGGGGGGCACGCCGCCCCGTTGCCCGAGCTTGACGGTTTGCCCCTTGTTCCCGCACCGGCTCCGGTTCCAGCGGCCCCGACGGTGCCGGTGCCCGCCGAGCGGTCGGGCCGGCTGGCTGCAGCAGACAGCGAAGCGGACGCCCGCACCGCAGCAAATACTGCAGCTGACTCCGCAGTAGACACCGGAACAGCCGACGGTGCTGCAGCTGACACCGCAGCGGCTCCCGGTTACGGCGATGTCCTCCTGGGACTGGAGCCGCCGGCGCCGGACTGGGCCCTGCTGGCCGGCCTCGATCGGATCCTGCTGCGGCTCAACGACTGCGGAGGCGGCGAAGCGAGGGCAGCCGGCCTGACGGCCCGAGGCTGGATCGAATGGTGCCGCGGCCGCGGGTCGTATGCCGACGCGCTGTTCACCGCGGCCGCCGAAGAACAACCCGGCTACCGGCTTGCGGAACTGCTGGGCGAACTGGTCCGGCGCGGTACGCTCTGCGGCTGGGCGGGCCGCAGGGACTCGGCATGGCAAAAGTTCGATCCGGACGCGGCCTGA
- a CDS encoding nitrate/nitrite transporter, protein MTSPRAWLIWIVGVFAYLVAVSQRTSFGVVGLEATARFHASAAEISFFTVLQLLVYAALQIPVGVLVDRFGSRAMIAGGALLMGLGQLQLAFADSIPGGVLGRVLVGAGDAMTFISVIRLIPLWFAPGRVPLLTQLTGMSGQLGQLFSVVPFAMILHAAGWTPAFLTLAGMSGLAVVLVVVLLQDLPPSHAAPKPAQGLRATGASLSRAWRQPGTRLGLWSHFTVQFSGTVFAMTWGYPFLISAQGLDAGTVSALMALYVAAAIAAGPLMGSFVARHPLRRSTMVLLISGATAAAWAAVLLQPARSPLWLLAALVVVLAIGGPGSMIGFDFARTFNPAHRIGTATGIVNVGGFIAALLSIFLIGLVLDALHLAGASPEGLYSLGAFRVALSVQFLVLAVGAAAMLMARRKVRRQMAAQGVVVPPLLQALARQRMDISERRRNR, encoded by the coding sequence GTGACCTCCCCCCGCGCCTGGCTGATCTGGATCGTCGGGGTCTTTGCGTATCTGGTAGCCGTCAGCCAGCGCACGTCCTTCGGCGTGGTCGGGCTGGAAGCCACAGCCCGCTTCCATGCCAGCGCCGCCGAAATCTCCTTCTTCACCGTGCTCCAACTGCTGGTCTACGCGGCCCTGCAAATCCCGGTCGGGGTGCTGGTGGACCGCTTCGGCTCCCGCGCCATGATTGCCGGCGGCGCCCTGCTGATGGGCCTCGGGCAGCTCCAGCTGGCCTTCGCTGACAGTATCCCCGGTGGCGTCCTGGGCCGGGTGCTTGTGGGCGCCGGTGACGCCATGACGTTCATTTCCGTGATCCGCCTAATCCCGCTGTGGTTCGCGCCCGGCCGCGTGCCGCTGCTGACCCAACTGACGGGCATGTCCGGCCAACTCGGCCAGCTGTTCAGCGTGGTGCCGTTCGCCATGATCCTGCACGCTGCCGGCTGGACCCCCGCCTTCCTGACCCTGGCCGGCATGTCGGGGCTCGCCGTCGTCCTGGTTGTGGTGCTGCTGCAGGACCTCCCGCCAAGCCACGCCGCGCCGAAACCAGCCCAGGGGCTGCGCGCCACGGGCGCCTCGCTGTCCCGCGCCTGGCGGCAGCCCGGCACCCGGCTGGGGCTTTGGAGCCACTTCACGGTGCAGTTCAGCGGCACCGTCTTCGCCATGACCTGGGGCTATCCGTTCCTGATCTCCGCCCAGGGGCTCGACGCCGGAACAGTGTCCGCCCTAATGGCCCTCTACGTGGCTGCAGCGATCGCCGCAGGCCCCTTGATGGGCAGCTTCGTGGCCCGGCACCCGCTGCGCCGCTCGACCATGGTGCTGCTGATTTCGGGTGCGACGGCGGCAGCCTGGGCCGCGGTGCTGCTGCAGCCGGCACGGTCGCCGCTGTGGCTGCTTGCCGCCCTGGTGGTGGTTCTGGCCATCGGCGGGCCCGGCTCGATGATCGGCTTCGACTTCGCCCGGACATTCAACCCGGCGCACCGGATCGGGACCGCCACCGGGATCGTCAACGTGGGCGGCTTCATCGCAGCGCTGTTGTCCATCTTCCTGATCGGGCTGGTGCTGGACGCACTGCATCTGGCCGGCGCCTCGCCGGAGGGGCTGTACAGCCTCGGGGCCTTCCGGGTTGCGTTGAGCGTGCAATTTCTGGTCCTCGCGGTGGGCGCCGCGGCCATGCTGATGGCCAGGCGGAAGGTGCGCCGGCAAATGGCCGCGCAGGGTGTGGTGGTGCCGCCGCTGCTGCAGGCGCTGGCCCGTCAGCGCATGGACATCAGCGAACGCCGCCGCAACCGCTGA
- a CDS encoding proteasome assembly chaperone family protein, producing the protein MMERISGSLLDPETLYVRNDALFRSPELRGLNLVMGFTGFADAGHVVKQITAELLDTLDADLVVEFDADQLMDYRSRRPQVSFVEDHLQDYQAPRLSLYRLLDGLGKPFLLLAGFEPDLQWERFARAVVGLVEELDVNLAAWIHSIPMPVPHTRPVGVTVHGNRPELIEGISVWKPTVEVPAAVGHVLELRLAEAGRNITGYVIHVPHYLAEAEYPTAAVAGLEYLGAATSLMLPTDRLREAGREVSRQIAEQIAASEEVQQVVARLETRYDEKAEGTVRRSLLADENDQLPNADTLGAAVEAYLARNEPGE; encoded by the coding sequence GTGATGGAACGGATTTCCGGCTCGCTGCTGGATCCCGAAACGCTTTACGTCCGTAACGACGCGCTGTTCCGCAGCCCCGAGCTGCGCGGGCTGAACCTGGTCATGGGCTTCACCGGATTCGCCGATGCCGGCCACGTGGTCAAACAGATCACCGCGGAACTGCTCGACACCCTCGACGCCGACCTGGTCGTCGAATTCGACGCAGACCAGCTGATGGACTACCGCTCCCGGCGGCCGCAGGTGAGCTTCGTCGAGGACCACCTGCAGGACTACCAGGCCCCGCGGCTCTCGCTGTACCGGCTGCTGGACGGGCTCGGGAAGCCGTTCCTGCTGCTGGCGGGCTTCGAACCGGACCTGCAATGGGAGCGGTTCGCGCGGGCCGTGGTCGGTCTCGTGGAAGAGCTCGACGTCAATCTGGCCGCCTGGATTCATTCCATTCCGATGCCGGTACCGCACACCCGCCCGGTCGGAGTCACCGTCCACGGCAACCGGCCGGAACTGATCGAAGGAATCTCCGTCTGGAAGCCCACCGTCGAGGTGCCGGCCGCCGTCGGCCACGTCCTGGAACTCCGCCTCGCCGAGGCCGGCCGCAACATCACCGGGTACGTCATCCACGTGCCGCATTATCTGGCCGAAGCCGAATACCCGACCGCCGCCGTCGCGGGCCTCGAATACCTGGGCGCGGCGACCTCCCTGATGCTGCCCACGGACCGCCTCCGCGAGGCCGGCCGGGAAGTGAGCCGGCAGATCGCCGAGCAGATCGCGGCGTCCGAGGAAGTCCAGCAGGTCGTGGCCCGGCTTGAGACAAGGTACGACGAAAAGGCCGAGGGGACCGTGCGTCGGTCCCTGCTGGCGGATGAGAACGACCAGCTGCCCAATGCCGATACCCTGGGGGCCGCAGTGGAGGCCTACCTCGCCCGTAACGAACCCGGCGAATAA
- a CDS encoding leucyl aminopeptidase translates to MVKNTEVKLSAVAGDLKKYPSDALVVGVGQGADGPVLLDNPLTAKAAEALAESLAVLGLTGAADQTHRLPGLPEAGASVLVLAGVGKVAPGTPLSEEALRRAAGSAVRQLAGVTTVTLALPTPDLAAVAAVAEGAAMGAYSFNEYRSSSDGLKDPVKNVRILTDVAADKELQSALERAALIGKAVNATRSLVNTPPSHLYPETFAEAARDLAKGLPVKVTVWDEKRLEKDGFGGILGVGKGSARQPRLVKVEYAPAKATAKVALVGKGITFDTGGISLKPHLGMGDMKSDMAGAAVVLNTVLAVAELGLPVKATAWLCIAENMPSGAAQRPADVLTIFGGKTVEVLNTDAEGRLVMADGIVAASQEYPDAIIDVATLTGAQLIALGDRTAGVMGSDSVTGALKAAADRAGELVWPMPLPEELRPSLDSQVADIANIGERHGGMMTAAVFLREFVGKGKDGEQIPWAHIDIAGPSFNNGSPYGYNHKQGTGCTVRTLVAYVEDILARTA, encoded by the coding sequence GTGGTTAAGAATACCGAAGTCAAACTGAGTGCTGTCGCCGGTGACTTGAAGAAGTACCCGTCCGACGCCCTCGTCGTGGGAGTGGGGCAGGGCGCCGATGGTCCCGTCCTGCTGGATAACCCCCTGACCGCGAAGGCGGCGGAGGCGCTGGCGGAGTCCCTGGCCGTTCTTGGCCTCACCGGTGCCGCCGACCAGACGCACCGCCTCCCGGGGCTGCCGGAAGCAGGGGCATCCGTCCTCGTCCTCGCCGGCGTTGGCAAGGTGGCCCCCGGGACTCCCCTCTCCGAGGAAGCACTGCGCCGCGCTGCCGGCTCGGCCGTCCGCCAGCTGGCCGGCGTCACCACCGTCACCCTCGCCCTGCCGACGCCGGACCTTGCTGCCGTAGCCGCCGTCGCCGAAGGTGCCGCGATGGGTGCCTACTCCTTCAACGAGTACCGCTCTTCCAGCGATGGTCTCAAGGATCCGGTCAAGAACGTCCGGATCCTCACCGACGTCGCTGCGGACAAGGAACTGCAGTCGGCGCTGGAGCGCGCGGCCCTGATCGGCAAGGCCGTGAACGCCACCCGCTCTTTGGTCAACACGCCGCCGAGCCACCTGTACCCGGAAACGTTCGCCGAGGCTGCTCGCGACCTGGCGAAGGGACTGCCGGTCAAGGTGACGGTCTGGGACGAGAAGCGCCTGGAAAAGGACGGCTTCGGCGGCATCCTCGGCGTCGGCAAAGGCTCCGCCCGGCAGCCGCGCCTGGTGAAGGTCGAGTACGCCCCGGCGAAGGCGACCGCCAAGGTGGCACTGGTCGGCAAGGGCATCACCTTCGACACCGGCGGAATTTCACTTAAGCCGCACCTGGGCATGGGCGACATGAAGTCGGACATGGCCGGCGCCGCCGTCGTGCTTAACACCGTCCTTGCCGTCGCCGAACTCGGCCTGCCGGTCAAGGCGACCGCATGGCTGTGCATCGCGGAGAACATGCCCTCCGGTGCCGCGCAGCGTCCCGCCGATGTCCTGACGATCTTCGGTGGCAAGACCGTCGAGGTCCTGAACACCGACGCCGAGGGCCGTCTGGTCATGGCCGACGGCATCGTCGCCGCCAGCCAGGAATACCCGGACGCCATCATCGACGTCGCCACCCTCACCGGCGCCCAGCTGATCGCCCTCGGCGACCGCACCGCCGGCGTGATGGGCTCCGACTCCGTCACCGGCGCGCTTAAGGCCGCGGCGGACCGCGCGGGTGAGCTCGTTTGGCCGATGCCGCTGCCCGAGGAACTGCGACCGAGCCTGGACTCACAGGTGGCGGACATCGCCAACATCGGCGAACGCCACGGCGGCATGATGACCGCCGCGGTCTTCCTGCGCGAGTTTGTGGGCAAGGGCAAGGACGGCGAGCAGATCCCGTGGGCCCACATCGATATCGCCGGCCCGTCCTTCAACAACGGCAGCCCGTACGGCTACAACCACAAGCAGGGCACTGGCTGCACGGTGCGCACCCTGGTGGCCTACGTCGAGGACATCCTCGCCCGGACTGCCTGA
- the lpdA gene encoding dihydrolipoyl dehydrogenase: MADQATAQEFDILVLGGGSGGYATALRAVQLGLTVGLIEKGKLGGTCLHNGCIPTKALLHSAELADHARDSAKYGVNVTLDSIDITTVNAYKDGIIAGKYKGLQGLIKSKKAITVIEGEGKLKGTDTVVVNGTAYKGKNIVLATGSYSRTLPGLEIGGKVITSDEALTMDFIPKSAIILGGGVIGVEFASVWKSFGVDVTIVEGLPSLVPNEDAAIVKNFERAFKKRGIKFSTGVFFQGVEQNDDGVKVTLVDGQTFEADLMLVAVGRGPVTANLGYEEAGVTIDRGFVITNERLHTGVGTIYAVGDIVPGVQLAHRGYQQGIFVAEEIAGLKPVVVEDVNIPKVTYSDPEIATVGYTEKAAKAKFGDDQIETQEYNLAGNGKSSILGTSGLVKLVRQKDGPVVGVHMIGARMGEQIGEAQLIVNWEAYPEDVAQLVHAHPTQNEALGEAHLALAGKPLHG; this comes from the coding sequence GTGGCCGATCAGGCAACTGCGCAAGAATTCGACATCCTGGTACTCGGCGGCGGCAGCGGCGGCTACGCAACTGCGCTCCGCGCCGTCCAGCTCGGCCTTACCGTCGGCCTCATTGAAAAGGGAAAGCTCGGCGGCACCTGCCTGCACAACGGCTGCATCCCCACCAAGGCCCTGCTGCACTCCGCCGAACTGGCCGACCACGCCCGGGACTCCGCCAAGTACGGCGTCAATGTAACCCTGGACAGCATCGACATCACCACCGTCAATGCGTACAAGGACGGCATCATCGCCGGCAAGTACAAGGGCCTGCAGGGTCTGATCAAGTCCAAGAAGGCCATCACCGTCATCGAAGGTGAGGGCAAGCTCAAGGGCACCGACACCGTCGTCGTGAACGGGACCGCGTACAAGGGCAAGAACATCGTCCTGGCCACAGGTTCGTACTCCCGCACCCTGCCGGGCCTGGAAATCGGCGGCAAGGTCATCACCTCGGACGAAGCCCTCACGATGGACTTCATTCCCAAGAGCGCCATCATCCTCGGCGGCGGCGTCATCGGCGTCGAATTCGCGTCCGTGTGGAAGTCCTTCGGCGTCGACGTCACTATCGTCGAGGGCCTGCCGTCACTGGTCCCGAATGAGGATGCCGCCATCGTCAAGAACTTCGAGCGTGCTTTCAAGAAGCGCGGCATCAAGTTCTCCACCGGCGTTTTCTTCCAGGGCGTCGAGCAGAACGACGACGGCGTCAAGGTCACCCTCGTCGACGGACAGACCTTCGAAGCGGACCTCATGCTCGTCGCAGTTGGCCGCGGCCCGGTCACCGCCAACCTCGGCTATGAGGAAGCAGGCGTGACGATCGACCGCGGCTTCGTTATCACCAACGAGCGCCTGCACACCGGCGTGGGGACCATCTACGCCGTGGGCGACATCGTCCCGGGCGTCCAGCTCGCGCACCGCGGCTACCAGCAGGGCATCTTTGTGGCCGAGGAGATCGCCGGCCTCAAGCCGGTCGTGGTGGAAGACGTCAACATCCCCAAGGTCACCTACTCCGATCCCGAGATCGCAACCGTGGGCTACACGGAGAAGGCCGCCAAGGCCAAGTTCGGGGACGACCAGATCGAAACCCAGGAATACAACCTTGCCGGCAACGGCAAGAGCTCCATCCTGGGCACGTCCGGCCTGGTGAAGCTGGTCCGCCAGAAGGACGGCCCCGTCGTCGGCGTCCACATGATCGGCGCCCGCATGGGCGAACAGATCGGCGAAGCGCAGCTGATCGTGAACTGGGAAGCCTACCCGGAGGACGTGGCCCAGCTGGTCCACGCGCACCCGACGCAGAACGAGGCCCTGGGCGAAGCCCACCTCGCCCTCGCCGGCAAGCCCCTGCACGGCTGA